The proteins below come from a single Portunus trituberculatus isolate SZX2019 chromosome 34, ASM1759143v1, whole genome shotgun sequence genomic window:
- the LOC123512583 gene encoding tryptophan 2,3-dioxygenase-like, with the protein MSCPFGRVNGEEGGQERNLGDFKGINYTNYLQLQHILHAQETITDAHDEHLFIVVHQAYELWFKQIIYEIDSVRAIFSEEEVNEHKMLEIIKCMQRVVYILKLCVDQFLILETMTPLDFMEFRDYLSPASGFQSFQFRLLENKIGVKNELRVRYKQDTYKKVFGDHPEILKAIMVSEEEPSLQDLLSRWLERTPGLEKEGFNFWKKYKIAVDTTQEEKRREAEAEKEEHMKNHIFSQYKRRQELFDSIFDEKIHNALVARGERRLSHRALQGALMISFYREVPRFHQPYQLLNLLMDMDSLMTKWRYNHMMMVQRMIGTQLIGTGGSSGYQYLRSTLSDRYKVFIDLFNLSSFLLPRNSVPPLDRQMKTRLSTMEEPEMEERRGKILSRPFSSSSSSSPGFISSESPCPLENNEEKMFSDSDLEKSLEESIERSCEASM; encoded by the exons ggaggaaggaggacaggagaggaacCTTGGCGACTTTAAAGGCATCAACTACACCAACTACCTCCAGCTGCAGCACATCCTTCACGCCCAGGAGACGATCACAGACGCCCACGATGAACACCTCTTTATTGTGGTGCACCAGG cctacgAGCTATGGTTCAAGCAGATTATTTACGAGATCGACTCAGTGCGCGCCATCTTCAGCGAGGAGGAGGTCAACGAACACAAGATGCTGGAGATTATCAAGTGCATGCAGCGGGTCGTCTACATCCTCAAG CTGTGCGTGGACCAGTTCCTCATCCTGGAGACTATGACGCCCTTAGACTTCATGGAGTTCCGTGACTACCTCTCCCCTGCGTCAGGATTCCAGAGTTTCCAGTTCAGGCTGCTGGAAAACAAGATTGGGGTCAAGAAT GAGCTCAGGGTGCGTTACAAGCAGGACACGTACAAGAAGGTGTTTGGCGACCACCCTGAAATCCTGAAGGCGATCATGGTCTCGGAGGAGGAGCCGTCCCTTCAGGATCTGCTGTCCCGCTGGCTGGAGCGAACCCCGGGCCTGGAAAAAGAAGGGTTCAATTTCTGGAAAAAGTACAAGATAGCGGTGGACACGAcccaggaggagaagaggagggaggcggag GCTGAGAAGGAGGAACACATGAAGAACCACATTTTCTCCCAGTACAAACGGCGCCAGGAACTCTTTGACAGCATATTTGACGAGAAGATCCACAATGCACTGGTGGCGAGGGGAGAGAGGCGCCTGTCCCACCGAGCACTCCAGGGGGCGCTCATGATCTCCTTCTACAGGGAGGTGCCACGCTTCCATCAGCCCTACCAGCTCCTCAATCTGCTCATGGACATGGATTCTCTTATGACCAAGTGGAGAT atAACCACATGATGATGGTACAACGCATGATCGGGACACAGCTCATTGGCACAGGCGGTTCATCTGGCTATCAGTATTTGCGGTCCACTCttag tgACCGCTACAAAGTCTTCATTGATCTCTTCAACCTGAGTTCGTTTCTCCTGCCGAGGAATTCAGTGCCGCCCCTGGACCGTCAGATGAAGACCCGCCTCAGTACTATGGAGGAGCCGGAGATGGAGGAACGCCGAGGGAAGATTCTGTCacgccccttctcctcctcctcctcctcctcccccgggTTCATCTCCTCAGAGTCGCCGTGCCCTTTGGAGAACAACGAGGAAAAGATGTTCTCTGATAGTGACCTTGAGAAGAGCCTTGAAGAGAGTATTGAAAGGTCCTGTGAGGCTTCTATGTAA